cTGTTTATTTGATGATAGTATTATTCTGGTTTTAAAACAGtacgtaaaatttgataattttatcgcGACCGAGAAACACAGTGAGGCAAGATGTACGTCGACACAGGTGGAAATACTTTTTATTaactctttaaaataaaatgttagtgtagtgaaattgccttttacttttttaatatatgCATATACTCACTTTAAATCTTCTGTTCATTTCGTCATTGATATTGTTTAACTTAGTAAATCATTTGCAATTCGTACAAAaggttaatttaaattttttaaaatactgttaGGATATCGTCACTTCCTTTGACAACCAGCAACAATCCGAAACCTCTTGATCGAAACAAAACCAAACtgaaagtgtttaaaatatatcaagcAAAGGTCTAATTCTCGGGTCGCAACCAGATGTCAGGATCGCCCTATTATTCTTAACATCTTGAGATTAAGGTGGAAATTAGCCACCCCGAGGGCAAAACAAGTGAATGTGCttattatataaaatagatACATTGTAGAACTTTGGTTCAGTGTATTGTAACGGCGTAACTCATTTGATGAAAATATCAGCTGGTCATGACATATGTATACAAGTCATGAGTTGGCTAAGCTCAATTGGggcttttaaatcttttaaatattttggaatTCTTTGAGTATAATTTTGGTCCAACAATTTTCTTAACAAGTTTATAATAGCTCTGCGGATACACACGGCTACTACATATCTTAAAACCGACCGCCTTTGACGGCcagtaattaatattttttaatcataagaTACAAAGCTATGCAAAGAATAACTCGaataaatgtaaattgataattttaaccatatatatcttgattttccctttttttaatttggaagTATTTTTACGTccaaaaatatccaaaaaaaactttccattttttACCCGTGGTCGGAAACTATTAGAAAAACTGTTTGTCATTGATCTGGTCTGAAAAGTTTACTGGTAACAGTGACCCGAGTCTTGTTTACTCGAAACAAAAACTATATGACACTGATATCATTAAATAAGCAGTCTCAAGTATCCTTATATTTTAATTGACCAAACAGATAGCAGAGATATATAGTTGATCTATTTATCTTTGATTTGACttatcaaaaatttacaaattgaataaatatacaCGTATATCAcgctgattttaaaatcactGTGCACATAAACCAATAGAGGAAAGATCACcttgcatgtatatatacttaagTGTTATCTGAAAAATTTGTAAACAGGAGTGGGTACAGTGTACACGGAAGAGGGCACTCTGTATCAACCTGTTTTGATTTATCAGTATCAAAAGCATTTATCGTAAAAACTCAACCTAGTTACTTGGACTTCATGCATTGTAGAGCAGGCTTTCTGTGACTCAAGGTAAGggtgatttttgaaaataaaactaacGACATGACACTTATTTTTCAACaagcaaatatacatttatatattaagtGTAAGTTTTCACTTTATCTAGTTAAATTTTCACTAGCGTCATGACTTACTTTATGTTAAagtttatataaagatatttatcgAATCATAAGACATAATTGATGATTATATCAATCgaagaataaaaattattatgtttACAAACATCACATATAGTTTACATAATTGGAAAACATCTTgtataatgaattttataatgtatcaaaataagAAATTCTCGAAAAATACGTAAACAAAAAACAGTATATTAGTTAGAAATTTACTTATATATGCAAATGTCTAATTTTTGGTATTCAGTAAGATGGAAATGGCATCATACCCTGGAGGATCAGTGCTTAGAACGAAAGAAACAGAAATGATGCAAGGTTAGCtcatttttctcatttaaaaaacctttttatgTGAACGGTTACAATTTGATACTGTCTCATATACAGATTACTTCTGATCCGTATATATCCAAATGTTAAATTACGTTTATAATCGTatataacatgttaaaaaatgaaacgtTTAACATGCAATTGACATTTATTGatacatttatttgtaaaaatgtcCATACATGTGCTTAGAAACGAAAAGGGTATCAATGAAGGTTACAAAATGATACTAGTCACCTTAAAATTAATcgtaaaaaaacaaatgtttaacaTGCAATTGCCATTTATTGATAGGGGTGAAAATGTCCATAAATTCAATTAGCAACGAAATGGACATTGGCGGACAGAGGAACCAAGCTTATGAGGAAGATTCCTGCGACTCGATTGATTCTGCAAGTGACGATACAGACACAGAATCATCCGCTGCAGATGGTTATAGTATAGAGGAAACAAAAGAAGTCCAGTACCGCCAAACAGAACCTTCATTTAAATCACCAAATCAAGAAAGGTCTGCACTAAAGCTTATATtagtttctttaaaaattatatttttaaatatgtttacacACATAACACATATTGTACttcattaaatttatgtttCAGGTCTGAAGCCAAGTCCTGGGATGTTTTCCGAGTAACTTCAGAAGATAATGTGTCGAGCTCTTCTATTGCATGTTGGAACGCTTGTTTTCTAATCAGCAGAATAATGTTCTCTTCTCTTCTCTTTATGTTGGTGTTTTCAACGTCAATTATATCGAAAATGACATTTCTGTTTATGACGGCCAATATATTTCCTTCTACAACCGAAAAAAATCTGAAGACTTTAAACGGAACTTTGTCGTATACTTTAAACGCTACTGATGTGAGATGGATTTGGGGAATTCTTATTACCATTACAGCTCCCTATATGTTTACCATACTCAAATATTTGTGGGTGCTGATGTTACAGAGAACCTGGCCTATGCAGTGGAATACCTTTATagtggtatattttttttacaactgaAAACGGACtgagttttaaaatataatttctatttttcaaCACAGTTTCATATTTGGAATACAATTTaagttttctctttttttcaggCACTTATCCTTGAATCACTTCATTCTGTAGGATTGTGCGTTTTTGTTCTAGTAGTGCTACCAAGTTTTGATCCGTTGACAGCGTGTGCCGTTTCTTTCTGTATATGCCCAATACCTGGGATACTAAAGATTGTATTTCCTTTAAGAGAACACGACGACAAAAGCAAGTTGCCAACACGTATCCATGTTGCTCGCGTTTTGAATATACTGGCTTTTGCTGGTCAGATAGCATCAATTTGTCTCTGGGCCTACTATATTTATTGCTCCAAAACCAGCAACTCTCTCGTTCTCATATCACTAGTGATTTTATCTccatttttaatatcaatttcatGGTGGGAAAACTTCATTCCGCAGTCTAGTACAGAGAGGCTTAAAACTTCTTTAAGATACACTAAAACTGAAAGTAATGTTCCATGGGTTTTTCGcttcaaaaagaaaatgaggAGGGAGAAAGTGAGAATTGGTATCATAACCAACTTATGGAAGATAATATTGACACTTCTTGTCATGCCTGCTCTCTTATTTGGTGCAAGTTGCAAGGACGGGGATGCTTGCATTAAAACCATTTTCTTCGAGTCAACCGAGAAAGCTGAATTGAACATTGTTTATACAAATCTCACATTTGAAACTCCTCAAAAAGATAGCTGCTATTCTTACCTTCCATTTGTTGTAGCAATCATTAACGTAATGTCCAGCGTGATTTGCTATAAATGTGCCAAATCAGCCAGCAAAATCCTTGCACAAAAATTGTCGTATGCGGTTCCGGTTGTGTTATCTACGCCGGTTGTTATTGGTTTATTTTGGGGAATATATTCAGAGTTTATAACTCTGAAAATCGCAACAGATGCTCAAACTTGTGCCATTCCTTTGCCAGTTTGGGCAAGTAAAAACTATGATCCATCTTCAATGTTCAAGAATATCCAGTTCTCTTGGTCTGCTGTTTTAGCTGGGCTCTTTGGATTCTTCTcctttttgatgatttctaATCATATATGGTCACCAGACAAGGAACGATTAATTGCTACTGACCGGTAAGTCTGACATATTGAGATAAACTATTACAGTAAGTATTCTATAATTGTGAGaataatgtaaatgttttttcTTACAGTCTTTTTGTCCGCTCATTGTATGATGGAGTGTTCCCGGATCAGTCTCTGTTTTTGAATAGAAGGAGGATTGTTAaggaaacaaaaacagaaaaacatgTGAGTTAAACACCGCATAAGAACATTTCAAGCTTCAaaaatttttcactttttaaatgcatatatgtgCATTGCTTTTACAGAAAGAAATCAAAGAGCTTCCAATACCTAATGATACTGACgaaaattcacaaaataaagAGTGGTCCGAACTTAGGGAGGATGATACACCGATGATATATATGTGTGCAACAATGTGGCATGAATCAGAGGTTGAAATGGTGCAGATACTCAAGTCTATATTCAGGTAAAACATCCATTGAAATGATTGATATTTTAGTTATATGTGATTTACAAAACAGAATACTCATAGCAactattttcaatgttttacagACAAGATTATGACCAATGCGCTAGGAGAAATTTGCAATTAGGTCTTGGGGTTAAAGATCCTGATTACTATGAATTCGAAGGTATTGTTGATATAACAACTTTGTTAAATAGGCTTTCAGTTAAGAAAAAACGAGTAGTAGGTTCCGACACCTTCTTAAATTAATAcgaaaaaaagatttcaaagatttaaatgtcctttttagcacatattttctttgatgacgCCTTTGAATCCCGACAAGACAGCAATGGAATATACAAAGTCAACAGCTATGTTAAACAACTTATCACATCAGTAGAAACTGCAGCAaggtatttgttttatatttatttcttatcaCAATGGCATTAGACTCATCATTATTTGTTGACAACCAATTTTAGACGGTTAAACCATGAAATACGAAAAGTATTGTCAAAATAAGAACAAAACATATAAATCCTCAAAACTTTTctgttaaagtttaaaaattaatgccCAAATATATTGTCAACTGATATTATTAAAACCACAGTTTAATGCAACATTTGTAGatagattgttttaaaataaagtttttaggTTAATCCCTTTCTAGTGTAGCACACATCAACTGAATATTCAGAatcgttacgtaattaggggacATGGTAATAATTGGCGTTGACCAAAAAACgctatattttacttttttaagctaCGGTAACACCTTACATATTTTACTGATGACAAATccaaaaagataatttaggaATAGAACATtgctttacatgtatatattacatttaaTCTCCTTTGTTCTTGTGTAGATCTGTACCAGGAATATCAAAGACAATTGATTCACCTGTTCGAACAAACACGCCTTATGGAGGTAGATTAGAATGGCGACTTCCGGGTGAAAACAAACTGATTGCCCATCTCAAAGACAAAACTAAAATCAGACATCGTAAAAGATGGAGTCAGGTAAAACATAGCAATATACTAGTACTAGCACAAGTTCTGCTGTAACAACTTTAACATGCAATTggattaaaattgataattagtgaaaatattttgaagagtTTTGTCGCTTCATTTAtagtgatttaaaaattttagtaTTCATAGAGTGACAGTGAGAAACAAAGAAAAGTCAAACAAAAAGAGAGCAGCTGGATGGTCGGGGTTAATTTAAGACCGAATTGATCTTCTTTAGGAGAAGATTTCTGTTTAAAGATAAAGGAAAATTCTTCAATTCAAACGCTTGaatttatgggatttttcttcaCTAAATAATAAGTTATAGGCTCCCATCATATCTTAAACTTTAGGATTTATCTAATGGGCAATTTGTTTACCAACCAGCCTCCTTAAATCTTATTTAGATAATTTCGCGTTTACAATTTTGTaggtgatgtacatgtattattttttggcGCATAAACTGGCAAAACTTCCTGGAAAGTCGCGGCGTCAAAAGCGAACAATTGCTGAAAACACATTCTTACTGGCACTGGACGGCGACGTCGATTTTCAACCTAATGCTGTTCAACTGTTGGTCGACAGGATGCGAAAGAACCCTAACGTCGGTGCCGCGTGTGGCCGAATCCATCCTATCGGATCGGGTAATATTCCTTTTCTATCACTTAACAATATACCACATAGAAGTGTGAATCGTTAGTAATATTCTGttgttataaatttaaaaaggtcCAATGGTTTGGTACCAACAATTCGAATATGCTGTTAGTCACTGGCTGCAGAAAGCAGCGGAGAACATAATGGGATGTGTGCTTTGTAGTCCGGGGTGTTTTAGTTTGTTCAGAGGTTCTGCGCTTATGGATGACAACGTCATGGCCAAGTATACAAAAGTTCCAACTGAGCCGCATCATTATGTCCAGTACGATCAAggtataaattaaaaacttgTATTTTAAGGAATTGTTGTACCAATAATTGACTTAGTTTAGGACATTTTTGCTCATATATTTTACTTTCTCAGGAGAAGACCGATGGCTTTGCACATTGATGTTACAACAAGGTTACAAAGTCGAGTATGTGGCTGCCAGTGATGCACTGACCTATGCTCCGGAAACTTTCAATGAATTCTACAATCAGCGAAGGAGGTGGTCTCCGTCAACCATGGCTAATATCATAGATCTCTTAATGGACTGGAGGAATGTTACCCGAAAAAACGAAGACATAACTAAGATTTACATCTTGTATCAAATGTTTTTGATGATTTGTTCGATTCTGACTCCGGGTACAATTTTCCTAATGGTTCTTGGTGCAATAAGCATGGCTTTTCCGGCTATTCCTCCATTCGCAGGGATGATAGTAAATCTTATACCGGTGATTGGAATGATTATATTGTGTTTTGTTGCCAAATCAAGCACACAggtaaaaatacattgtaatacTATGGTGCTGATTTTTAATAACAGATGTACATTTGTTCACTAAtggttgttttatttccttaaaGTTGGCTTATGCCGCTGTTGTGTCCACCTTCTACTCTCTTCTGATGATGGTTGTTCTTGTTGGTATACTACTGGAGGCTGTTACAGCCGGAGTATGTTCCGTCACAACactgtttcttttgtttgtcgTTGGAGTTTTCTTCGTTTCGGCAGTTATCCATCCACAGGTAACAATTATCTATTTATCCATCTACTACCtacctatctatctatctatctatctatctatctatctatctatctatctatctatctatctatctatcatttCATATTTGTCTTCTTTTGTACAGGAGTTTTATTGTGTTTTGCATGGGTTTTTGTATTTCCTTTCCATTCCGTCCATGTCCATG
The nucleotide sequence above comes from Magallana gigas chromosome 2, xbMagGiga1.1, whole genome shotgun sequence. Encoded proteins:
- the LOC105343573 gene encoding chitin synthase chs-2; translation: MEMASYPGGSVLRTKETEMMQGVKMSINSISNEMDIGGQRNQAYEEDSCDSIDSASDDTDTESSAADGYSIEETKEVQYRQTEPSFKSPNQERSEAKSWDVFRVTSEDNVSSSSIACWNACFLISRIMFSSLLFMLVFSTSIISKMTFLFMTANIFPSTTEKNLKTLNGTLSYTLNATDVRWIWGILITITAPYMFTILKYLWVLMLQRTWPMQWNTFIVALILESLHSVGLCVFVLVVLPSFDPLTACAVSFCICPIPGILKIVFPLREHDDKSKLPTRIHVARVLNILAFAGQIASICLWAYYIYCSKTSNSLVLISLVILSPFLISISWWENFIPQSSTERLKTSLRYTKTESNVPWVFRFKKKMRREKVRIGIITNLWKIILTLLVMPALLFGASCKDGDACIKTIFFESTEKAELNIVYTNLTFETPQKDSCYSYLPFVVAIINVMSSVICYKCAKSASKILAQKLSYAVPVVLSTPVVIGLFWGIYSEFITLKIATDAQTCAIPLPVWASKNYDPSSMFKNIQFSWSAVLAGLFGFFSFLMISNHIWSPDKERLIATDRLFVRSLYDGVFPDQSLFLNRRRIVKETKTEKHKEIKELPIPNDTDENSQNKEWSELREDDTPMIYMCATMWHESEVEMVQILKSIFRQDYDQCARRNLQLGLGVKDPDYYEFEAHIFFDDAFESRQDSNGIYKVNSYVKQLITSVETAARSVPGISKTIDSPVRTNTPYGGRLEWRLPGENKLIAHLKDKTKIRHRKRWSQVMYMYYFLAHKLAKLPGKSRRQKRTIAENTFLLALDGDVDFQPNAVQLLVDRMRKNPNVGAACGRIHPIGSGPMVWYQQFEYAVSHWLQKAAENIMGCVLCSPGCFSLFRGSALMDDNVMAKYTKVPTEPHHYVQYDQGEDRWLCTLMLQQGYKVEYVAASDALTYAPETFNEFYNQRRRWSPSTMANIIDLLMDWRNVTRKNEDITKIYILYQMFLMICSILTPGTIFLMVLGAISMAFPAIPPFAGMIVNLIPVIGMIILCFVAKSSTQLAYAAVVSTFYSLLMMVVLVGILLEAVTAGVCSVTTLFLLFVVGVFFVSAVIHPQEFYCVLHGFLYFLSIPSMSMLLMIYSLGNLHVVSWGTRETKETPTQQTNQATTTKSARSSTLLDSFGLGEEKSEYLLSCGKFIRCCPVKRTDDRPFRIILERLDGIEAQIMKDTEEYKPEEQKEEENVHFSSLSDMIDGHIERSNPLFNDEEHKHMMNSQTWMDDNDLKRGSVAVLDNEEKLFWEEFIPKYLKPLDTDKEHEKQMHQGLIELRNKVCLAFLLMNALFVTIVYVLTEVNANTKHALSVKLPCTVSEGPPGRGYIEPISFAFTAIFGIMLFLQFICMLMHRMSTFVHIVASNKLDWKRKLIAGITAQTEVPTDIGVEDGLEIVKGLQAVKEDDTISIASVDTTFSEDSYKRTENKSRDMWKRYTKRLREQTQQQTQPQELRVQFAKNLSKFTKALEEGDDASTRGMQEENNAVLYEQKISGVKRLLKDRFNRKTLAAVRTIAENQQRTSEIKRRATALNRKRIVQSRWQAIEEKIRLTQEIDKGVTSYPDRPTKVGFAAVTKAALAQEKRRRLEEGEEVQETSISETTFKKPYKKLDHDEKDNNEQSEDNTQRQPDPENQREILLDIEEKGTDEEDSISNSQKKEESKDEQDASVEVTNF